In Lysinibacillus sp. FSL M8-0337, the following proteins share a genomic window:
- a CDS encoding NAD synthetase, with translation MRTSRVNATTGSTFRNEQQYLHAGDISHNFSHHTQQQFKKSLQKNKEQKQSSNKRPMQQQRFNQLEPIFAESGGNVQIHNELNETAGKLSRLSKLKKRHNSYRTSI, from the coding sequence ATGAGGACTTCTAGAGTAAATGCGACGACAGGTAGCACTTTTCGTAATGAACAACAGTATTTACATGCTGGTGATATTAGTCATAACTTTAGCCACCATACACAGCAACAATTTAAAAAAAGTTTGCAAAAAAATAAAGAACAAAAGCAATCAAGTAATAAGAGGCCAATGCAGCAACAACGTTTTAATCAGCTAGAACCGATTTTTGCGGAAAGCGGAGGCAATGTTCAAATTCACAATGAACTAAATGAAACAGCTGGAAAACTGAGTCGTCTTAGTAAGCTAAAGAAGCGCCACAATAGTTACCGTACCTCTATATAG